Proteins from a genomic interval of Orbaceae bacterium lpD02:
- the sucC gene encoding ADP-forming succinate--CoA ligase subunit beta has product MNLHEYQAKFLLKKYGLPVPVGYVCQSVDEVAETLAELATQNLPDKWVAKCQVHAGGRGKAGGVICTNDFQSIKQFSEHWFGGRLVTYQTDESGQPVNKILIEQASDINNEIYLGIIIDRSQKRIVIMASTQGGMEIESVAANTPELIFKVEIDPLIGPNAYQGRELAFKLGLSGKLINQFTKIFMNLTKLFIENDVSLAEINPLVVTTAETLICLDAKVVLDDNALYRHPELSILRDITQEDERESMATKQGISYVSLNGNIGCMVNGAGLAMATMDIIKQYGGEPANFLDVGGGATKERVAEAFKLILSDKHVKAILVNIFGGIVRCDLIAEGIIGAIKQIELNIPVVVRLEGNNAELARQILADSQLNIISADSLIDAAQKISSVAK; this is encoded by the coding sequence ATGAACCTGCATGAATACCAAGCAAAATTTTTGTTAAAAAAATATGGGCTACCCGTCCCTGTCGGCTATGTATGTCAATCTGTTGATGAAGTTGCAGAAACCTTAGCTGAACTTGCTACACAAAATTTACCAGATAAATGGGTGGCAAAATGTCAAGTCCATGCTGGTGGGAGAGGAAAGGCTGGTGGTGTTATTTGTACTAATGATTTTCAAAGTATCAAACAATTTAGCGAGCATTGGTTCGGTGGGCGTTTGGTCACATATCAAACAGATGAGAGTGGCCAACCAGTAAATAAAATTTTGATTGAACAAGCTTCTGATATTAATAATGAAATATACTTAGGTATTATTATCGATAGAAGCCAAAAACGTATCGTTATTATGGCATCAACGCAAGGTGGAATGGAAATAGAGTCCGTCGCCGCTAATACACCTGAGCTTATTTTTAAAGTAGAAATAGATCCATTGATTGGCCCTAATGCCTACCAAGGCCGAGAACTCGCATTTAAACTTGGCTTAAGTGGTAAATTAATTAATCAATTTACCAAAATTTTCATGAACCTAACTAAGTTATTTATTGAGAATGACGTATCCTTGGCTGAAATCAATCCATTAGTTGTAACAACAGCAGAAACGCTAATTTGTTTAGACGCTAAAGTGGTATTAGATGATAATGCGCTCTATCGTCATCCAGAGCTAAGCATCCTGCGAGACATAACGCAAGAAGATGAAAGAGAATCAATGGCAACCAAACAAGGTATTAGTTATGTCTCTTTAAATGGCAACATTGGCTGTATGGTTAATGGCGCAGGTCTAGCTATGGCGACGATGGATATTATTAAGCAATATGGTGGAGAGCCTGCAAATTTCCTTGATGTTGGTGGTGGGGCAACCAAAGAAAGAGTTGCGGAAGCATTTAAACTTATCTTATCTGATAAACACGTTAAAGCTATTTTAGTTAATATTTTTGGTGGTATTGTGCGCTGTGATCTTATTGCTGAAGGTATTATTGGTGCGATAAAACAAATCGAACTCAATATTCCAGTGGTTGTTAGACTTGAAGGCAATAATGCGGAGTTGGCAAGACAGATCCTTGCCGATAGTCAACTCAATATTATCAGTGCCGACAGTTTAATTGATGCTGCTCAAAAAATATCCTCTGTTGCTAAATAA
- the sucD gene encoding succinate--CoA ligase subunit alpha, whose product MSILINKDTKVICQGFTGSQGTFHSQQAIAYGTKLVGGVTPGKGGSEHLGLPVFNTVKEAVAKTGATASVIYVPAAFGKDSILEAIDAGIKLIVCITEGIPTLDMLFVKEKLQQSDAIMIGPNCPGIIVPDQCKIGIMPGHIHLAGKVGIISRSGTLTYEAVKQTTDIGVGQSVCIGIGGDPIPGSDFIAMLALLEKDPDTEVIVMIGEIGGNAEELAAQYIKQHVSKPVISYIAGITAPTGKRMGHAGAIISGGKGTAVEKIKALKEAGVIVVSSLIDISSAVQKQFN is encoded by the coding sequence ATGTCGATTTTAATAAATAAGGACACTAAGGTTATTTGTCAAGGCTTTACTGGTAGTCAAGGTACTTTTCATTCGCAACAAGCGATTGCATATGGGACCAAACTCGTCGGTGGCGTCACACCAGGGAAAGGCGGTAGCGAGCACTTAGGGTTACCTGTTTTTAATACAGTAAAAGAAGCGGTTGCTAAAACTGGCGCTACAGCTAGTGTAATCTACGTTCCAGCCGCTTTTGGTAAAGACTCGATTTTAGAGGCAATAGATGCAGGTATAAAACTAATTGTTTGTATTACAGAAGGTATTCCAACGCTTGACATGTTATTTGTTAAAGAAAAATTGCAGCAAAGTGATGCCATCATGATTGGGCCAAACTGCCCTGGTATTATTGTGCCAGATCAATGCAAGATTGGTATCATGCCAGGGCATATTCATCTGGCGGGCAAAGTTGGTATTATTTCTCGCTCAGGTACTTTAACCTATGAAGCCGTGAAGCAAACCACTGATATCGGCGTCGGCCAATCAGTGTGTATTGGTATTGGGGGAGATCCGATCCCAGGTAGTGATTTTATCGCTATGCTAGCTTTACTAGAGAAAGATCCTGATACTGAAGTAATTGTTATGATCGGTGAAATTGGTGGTAATGCAGAAGAACTTGCTGCACAGTATATTAAACAACATGTTTCTAAACCCGTAATTAGTTATATTGCAGGTATTACCGCGCCAACAGGTAAAAGAATGGGGCACGCGGGGGCAATTATTTCTGGCGGTAAAGGTACCGCTGTAGAAAAAATAAAAGCATTAAAAGAGGCCGGTGTTATTGTTGTTTCAAGCTTAATCGATATCAGCAGCGCAGTACAGAAACAATTTAATTAG
- a CDS encoding cytochrome ubiquinol oxidase subunit I, protein MLLDIVELSRLQFALTAMYHFIFVPLTLGLAFLLAIMETVYVVSGKQIWKDMTKFWGKLFGINFALGVATGLTMEFQFGTNWSYYAHYVGDIFGAPLAIEGLMAFFLESTMVGLFFFGWDRMSKGKHLMVTWFVAIGSNLSALWILVANGWMQFPIGSEFNALNSRMEMSSFFDLISSPVAQFKFAHTVSAGYVTGAIFVLGISSYYLLRKRDVGFAKRSFAVASVFGFVMCINLILMGDDAGHEMTTIQPVKLAAVEAEWETHPAPAAFNLIAFPSQEKEENYFAIQIPYVMGLITTRSLDTQVKGLKEIMIDNEARIRNGILAYENLEKINQGNNDPLVHKIFEQNKDDLGYGYLVKRFTDRDNISISQATEANIQAAVKDSIPAVAPLFWTFRIMVGIGFLLLFGIGAAAWITFRNKIGEKRWLHRFFLLIIPLPWIASECGWFVNEFGRQPWAIEGILPTGVANSSLAPGEVLFTLILISGLYTLFLIAEMFLMFKFARLGPSSLGTGKYHYENTQSEAKTE, encoded by the coding sequence ATGTTATTAGATATCGTTGAACTATCAAGACTCCAATTTGCGCTAACTGCAATGTATCACTTCATTTTTGTTCCTTTAACATTAGGACTGGCATTTTTACTTGCTATTATGGAGACGGTATATGTTGTAAGTGGTAAGCAAATTTGGAAAGACATGACCAAATTCTGGGGTAAATTATTTGGAATTAATTTTGCCTTAGGTGTGGCGACAGGTTTAACCATGGAGTTCCAATTTGGTACTAACTGGTCTTACTACGCACATTATGTTGGTGATATTTTTGGTGCACCACTAGCTATTGAAGGTTTAATGGCATTCTTTTTAGAGTCAACTATGGTTGGTCTTTTCTTTTTTGGTTGGGACCGAATGAGTAAGGGTAAACATTTAATGGTGACTTGGTTTGTTGCTATTGGTTCTAATTTATCCGCTTTATGGATTTTAGTAGCGAATGGTTGGATGCAATTTCCAATTGGCTCAGAGTTTAATGCATTAAATTCACGTATGGAGATGAGTAGTTTCTTTGATCTTATCTCAAGTCCTGTTGCGCAATTTAAGTTTGCTCACACGGTTTCAGCCGGTTATGTTACGGGCGCCATTTTTGTTTTAGGCATCAGTTCTTACTACTTACTGAGAAAACGAGATGTTGGTTTTGCTAAACGCTCATTTGCTGTTGCGTCTGTGTTTGGTTTTGTGATGTGTATTAACTTAATTCTAATGGGCGATGATGCCGGTCATGAAATGACAACCATTCAACCCGTTAAACTTGCGGCAGTTGAGGCTGAATGGGAAACACATCCAGCACCTGCTGCATTTAACCTTATTGCATTCCCATCTCAAGAAAAAGAAGAAAACTATTTCGCTATTCAGATACCTTATGTCATGGGATTAATTACCACTCGTTCTCTTGATACACAGGTTAAAGGCTTAAAAGAGATCATGATTGATAATGAGGCAAGAATCCGTAATGGTATTCTGGCTTATGAAAATTTAGAAAAAATTAATCAGGGTAATAACGATCCACTAGTTCATAAAATCTTTGAACAAAATAAAGATGATCTTGGTTATGGTTATTTGGTCAAACGCTTTACCGATAGAGATAATATTTCAATTTCTCAAGCGACAGAAGCTAATATCCAAGCCGCTGTTAAAGATTCTATTCCGGCAGTCGCGCCTCTATTTTGGACATTTAGAATTATGGTCGGCATAGGATTTTTATTACTATTTGGTATTGGTGCTGCAGCGTGGATCACATTTAGGAATAAAATTGGTGAAAAACGTTGGTTGCATCGTTTCTTCTTGCTAATTATTCCACTCCCTTGGATTGCAAGTGAATGCGGTTGGTTTGTAAATGAATTTGGCCGTCAACCATGGGCGATTGAAGGAATTTTACCAACGGGAGTTGCTAACTCTTCATTAGCTCCGGGCGAAGTGCTGTTTACATTGATATTAATTTCTGGTTTGTACACATTATTCTTGATAGCTGAAATGTTCCTGATGTTCAAGTTTGCTCGTTTAGGGCCGAGTTCATTAGGTACAGGCAAATATCATTATGAAAATACACAATCAGAAGCGAAAACAGAATAG
- the cydB gene encoding cytochrome d ubiquinol oxidase subunit II: protein MFDYEVLRVIWWVIIGLVLIGFVVTDGFDMGVGILLPIIGKTNNERRIMINSIAPHWDGNQVWLITAGAGLFAAWPMVYAASFSGFYIAMILVLCALFFRPLGFDYRGKLESSKWRNLWDAAIFVGSFVPALVFGVAFGNLLQGVPFDINLFQRAFYHGNFFGLLNPFALLAGVVSLMMIVTQGGAWLQLKTTGELYLRARKATQVSTLIMMVAFVLAGIWVVFGMHGYEITSVIDHNADSNPLLKTVSTDTTWLTNFNSLPILWLVPILGAVLPILTTVFSGLNKNALVFLTSSLTIACVLFTFGIATFPFIMPSSIAPNVSLTIWDATSSHLTLAVMFWVVAIFLPIILLYTTWSYIKMFGRLNKSYIEKNDHGLY, encoded by the coding sequence ATGTTTGATTATGAAGTATTACGCGTTATTTGGTGGGTGATCATCGGGCTTGTGCTAATTGGGTTTGTTGTTACTGATGGCTTTGATATGGGAGTAGGTATTTTACTGCCAATCATTGGTAAAACTAATAATGAACGTAGAATTATGATTAACTCCATTGCTCCTCATTGGGACGGTAATCAGGTTTGGTTAATTACAGCTGGTGCAGGACTTTTTGCCGCTTGGCCGATGGTTTATGCTGCATCGTTTTCTGGTTTTTATATCGCGATGATTTTAGTACTGTGTGCACTATTTTTTAGGCCACTTGGCTTCGACTATCGTGGTAAATTAGAAAGCTCAAAATGGCGTAATTTGTGGGATGCAGCTATTTTTGTTGGTAGCTTTGTACCTGCTTTGGTATTTGGCGTTGCATTTGGTAATTTATTACAAGGTGTACCTTTTGATATCAATTTATTCCAACGAGCCTTTTACCATGGTAACTTTTTTGGTCTATTAAACCCATTTGCGCTATTAGCAGGAGTGGTAAGTTTAATGATGATTGTTACTCAAGGTGGGGCGTGGTTGCAGCTTAAAACAACTGGTGAACTTTATTTAAGAGCTCGTAAAGCGACTCAAGTTTCAACGTTAATAATGATGGTAGCATTTGTCTTAGCGGGTATATGGGTCGTATTTGGAATGCACGGTTATGAAATTACCAGCGTTATTGACCATAATGCCGATTCTAATCCGCTGCTAAAAACGGTATCAACTGATACAACATGGCTGACTAATTTTAATAGCCTACCTATTTTATGGCTTGTGCCTATTCTTGGGGCTGTCTTACCTATTTTGACCACTGTTTTTTCTGGTTTAAATAAAAATGCGCTTGTATTTTTAACATCATCATTAACGATTGCCTGCGTTTTATTTACGTTTGGTATTGCTACATTTCCATTTATTATGCCGTCAAGCATTGCGCCGAATGTTAGTTTAACTATTTGGGATGCGACATCAAGTCACTTAACATTGGCAGTTATGTTCTGGGTTGTGGCCATATTCTTACCAATTATTTTGCTATATACCACATGGTCATATATTAAGATGTTTGGGCGTTTGAATAAGAGCTATATTGAAAAGAATGATCATGGGCTTTACTAG
- a CDS encoding DUF945 family protein, translating to MKFIEILKPKKIALYTALIVGSSFFIVACDNAKTPNSIEKPAEMSQQQLSDFIKTSISNFIIKYNQAQSFATISLESFMPSTDDQQITMVLRAAIVNLSDNTEQPIIIDLTYLITPEQSLQNDVYTVAKFTSQKMSFNNNSSDADDSFTLFAQKLISDAGLTENGYIIASGDILSEIKSKNGFDYVNEDGSDELTAFNIAPSSYHFQTKENMSLVDVNYNLPSLTFEFDDANVSIKNISTQQLDHSFDDKFSYTGQNLYKIDSVNINNENDNIVLKNIIIETKSNITDNGFANQYVSSSLSGTFPNAAGKLVDFSSSGNLKVENLNLEAAQKWNQYFSNPAFAYMHDDAEKLELLSDLFKDGFSFAISDTNIELDGDRGTVDFSLDIAPMNISKTAKPSTVFMQVFNNITIQVNSELPVQWFNALGAGMSQDELDKMIKQSVQQIDMMGYEGALAYDGKKLTAHFEIKKGNVFVNGELKGSLINTLAPFMQ from the coding sequence ATGAAATTTATTGAGATTTTAAAACCCAAAAAAATTGCACTTTATACCGCTCTAATTGTTGGTTCTAGTTTTTTCATTGTTGCATGTGATAATGCTAAGACCCCTAATTCAATTGAAAAACCAGCTGAAATGTCTCAACAGCAGCTATCTGATTTTATTAAAACAAGTATTAGTAATTTTATTATTAAATATAACCAAGCACAAAGCTTTGCCACTATTTCTTTAGAAAGTTTTATGCCGAGTACTGATGATCAACAAATTACCATGGTATTAAGGGCGGCAATAGTTAATTTAAGTGATAATACTGAACAACCTATCATCATTGATTTGACTTATCTCATTACACCAGAGCAATCATTACAAAATGATGTTTATACAGTTGCGAAATTTACCTCGCAGAAGATGTCATTTAATAATAATTCATCGGATGCTGATGATTCATTTACTCTTTTTGCACAGAAATTGATTAGTGATGCCGGATTAACTGAAAATGGCTATATTATCGCCTCTGGTGACATTTTATCTGAAATCAAGTCAAAGAATGGCTTTGATTATGTTAATGAGGATGGCAGTGATGAGCTAACTGCATTTAATATTGCTCCTTCTAGCTATCATTTTCAGACTAAAGAAAATATGAGTTTGGTTGATGTTAATTATAATTTACCCTCACTTACTTTCGAATTTGACGATGCAAACGTATCAATTAAGAATATTTCTACTCAACAACTAGACCATTCTTTCGATGATAAATTCAGCTATACGGGGCAAAATTTATATAAAATAGATTCCGTAAACATTAATAATGAAAATGACAATATTGTCTTAAAAAATATTATAATTGAGACAAAATCCAATATCACTGACAACGGATTTGCTAATCAATATGTCTCGTCTTCTTTGTCTGGAACGTTTCCTAATGCGGCAGGTAAGCTAGTTGATTTTTCTAGTAGTGGTAACTTGAAAGTCGAAAATCTAAACTTAGAGGCGGCTCAAAAGTGGAATCAATATTTCAGTAATCCAGCTTTTGCTTACATGCATGATGATGCAGAAAAGCTTGAATTATTGAGTGATTTATTTAAAGATGGTTTTTCTTTCGCTATTTCAGATACTAATATCGAATTAGATGGAGATAGAGGGACTGTCGATTTTTCATTAGATATTGCGCCAATGAATATCTCAAAAACAGCTAAACCAAGCACTGTATTTATGCAAGTTTTTAATAACATCACTATTCAGGTTAATAGTGAGCTCCCCGTTCAATGGTTTAATGCATTAGGTGCTGGAATGAGCCAAGATGAATTAGATAAAATGATTAAGCAAAGCGTGCAGCAAATTGATATGATGGGATATGAAGGTGCACTAGCTTACGATGGTAAAAAGCTTACAGCCCATTTTGAGATTAAAAAAGGTAACGTATTTGTTAATGGCGAATTAAAAGGTTCTTTAATTAATACGCTTGCTCCTTTTATGCAATAG
- a CDS encoding aminotransferase class III-fold pyridoxal phosphate-dependent enzyme — protein sequence MSKPTLDALKGRPDDAILLADEAKYCSFGDTVHYVEPPKIFDGCEGSYMFDREGKAYLDLQMWYSACNFGYANERLNNVLKQQIDTLPQCASQYLHPTKIELAKTIAQGMKSRFGTDGRVHFNVGGSQCIEDSLKVVRNATNGKSLMFAFQGGYHGRTLGASSITSSYRYRRRYGHFGDRAMFVPFPYPFRRPKGMTAEEYGEYLVADFARLFETEYHGVWDPKVGQAEYAAFYAEPLQATGGYIVPPKNYFKGLKKVLDQYGILFVVDEIQMGFYRTGKLWSIEHFDVKPDVVVFAKALTNGLNPLGGLWAREELINPTVFPVGSTHSTFASNPLGTAVGLEVLKMTSEKDYESMVMDSGAYFLEGLKTLEKRHKEIGEVDGLGLALRAEICTDDGFTANKALVDKMVDIGMSGDLDWKGQKMGLVLDIGGYYKNVITFAPSLHISKAEIDQGIELLDQLITRAKKELA from the coding sequence ATGAGTAAACCTACCCTTGATGCATTAAAAGGACGACCAGATGACGCGATATTATTAGCGGATGAAGCTAAGTATTGTTCTTTTGGTGATACCGTCCATTATGTTGAACCACCAAAGATTTTTGATGGTTGTGAAGGTAGCTACATGTTTGATCGAGAAGGTAAAGCGTACCTTGATTTACAAATGTGGTATTCGGCGTGTAACTTTGGTTATGCTAATGAACGTTTAAACAACGTCCTTAAACAACAAATTGATACCTTACCACAGTGTGCGAGCCAATACCTTCATCCGACCAAAATTGAGCTAGCTAAAACGATTGCGCAAGGCATGAAATCGCGTTTCGGTACTGATGGACGTGTCCATTTTAATGTAGGGGGCTCACAGTGCATTGAAGACTCCTTAAAAGTGGTACGTAATGCAACCAATGGTAAATCGTTAATGTTTGCTTTCCAAGGTGGTTATCATGGCCGAACACTAGGTGCATCGTCAATTACATCTAGTTACCGCTATCGCCGCCGCTATGGTCATTTCGGTGATCGTGCGATGTTTGTTCCATTTCCGTATCCTTTCCGTCGACCTAAAGGGATGACTGCAGAAGAGTATGGCGAATATTTGGTGGCTGACTTTGCACGTTTATTTGAAACTGAATATCACGGTGTTTGGGATCCGAAAGTTGGGCAAGCAGAGTATGCTGCATTTTATGCTGAACCACTACAAGCGACTGGAGGTTATATTGTCCCTCCAAAAAATTACTTTAAAGGTTTAAAGAAAGTACTCGATCAATATGGTATTTTATTCGTCGTTGATGAAATTCAAATGGGCTTTTATCGTACAGGTAAATTATGGTCAATCGAGCACTTTGATGTAAAACCAGATGTCGTAGTATTTGCTAAAGCATTAACCAATGGTTTAAATCCACTAGGTGGTTTGTGGGCACGAGAAGAGTTAATTAATCCAACGGTTTTCCCTGTAGGATCAACTCACTCAACATTTGCCTCTAACCCACTCGGCACAGCGGTTGGTTTAGAAGTATTAAAAATGACATCTGAAAAAGATTATGAATCGATGGTTATGGATAGTGGCGCTTACTTCCTTGAAGGTTTAAAAACTTTAGAAAAACGCCACAAAGAGATCGGTGAAGTTGATGGTTTAGGTTTAGCTTTACGGGCTGAAATCTGTACTGATGACGGTTTTACAGCCAATAAGGCATTAGTCGATAAAATGGTCGATATCGGAATGTCAGGTGATCTTGATTGGAAAGGTCAAAAAATGGGATTAGTCCTTGATATTGGCGGTTATTATAAAAATGTAATCACATTTGCGCCATCTTTACACATCTCGAAAGCAGAAATTGACCAAGGAATTGAATTACTTGATCAGTTAATTACTCGTGCTAAAAAAGAGCTAGCATAA
- a CDS encoding GNAT family N-acetyltransferase produces the protein MKYFNQLEPNELIANFLSYPPIDFAAWQDDSGTPMFSAKFDLLTTADDDLKKRVVKLPFYQNWRKLLQPNTCFIGTTVSEYALFSQHLAADLLAQHIKQQYSKKFSLTIVKDLPQQSPLLDEITNNYAKNITEQLASLGFIEVEGQALAWVPIDFDDIDDYLSRLSHSRRKNFRRKLKLQSQLVVEVLSLGDRCFLNQQVLDHYYQLYLNVFEQSEIHFDLLSKPFFSQLLQNQNTNGKIFTYSHQGKLIGYNICFEYQNTLVDKYIGFAYPQAREFNLYYISWFYNLAYAKQRGLKAYIAGWTDPEVKASLGAKFTFTKHMVYVRNPVLRAILSKLSNKFESDRQWQDSINGKQS, from the coding sequence ATGAAATATTTTAACCAATTAGAACCGAACGAATTAATTGCTAACTTTTTAAGCTATCCGCCTATTGATTTTGCTGCTTGGCAAGATGATAGTGGCACGCCAATGTTTTCTGCTAAATTTGATCTGCTCACTACTGCGGATGATGACCTAAAAAAGAGAGTGGTTAAGTTGCCGTTTTATCAAAACTGGCGCAAATTATTACAACCTAATACCTGCTTTATTGGCACGACAGTTTCTGAATATGCATTATTTTCTCAGCACTTAGCTGCTGATTTATTGGCCCAGCATATTAAACAGCAGTATAGTAAAAAATTCTCATTAACCATTGTCAAAGATCTTCCTCAGCAATCGCCACTACTCGATGAAATAACCAATAATTACGCCAAAAATATTACCGAACAATTAGCCTCACTCGGATTTATTGAAGTTGAAGGGCAAGCACTTGCGTGGGTACCTATTGATTTTGACGATATTGACGACTATTTATCACGTTTATCCCACAGTCGACGTAAAAACTTTAGGCGGAAATTAAAGCTACAAAGTCAATTAGTGGTAGAGGTTCTGTCATTGGGAGACCGTTGTTTTTTAAATCAGCAGGTACTTGACCATTATTATCAGCTTTACTTGAACGTGTTTGAACAAAGCGAAATTCACTTTGACTTATTAAGCAAACCATTTTTTAGCCAACTACTACAAAATCAAAATACTAATGGAAAAATTTTCACGTATAGTCATCAAGGCAAACTCATCGGCTATAATATCTGTTTTGAATATCAAAACACATTAGTTGATAAATATATTGGTTTTGCGTACCCACAAGCACGAGAGTTTAACTTGTATTATATTAGTTGGTTTTATAATTTAGCGTATGCCAAACAAAGAGGTTTAAAAGCGTATATTGCGGGTTGGACTGACCCCGAAGTTAAAGCATCACTGGGGGCTAAATTTACCTTTACTAAACACATGGTCTATGTCCGTAATCCGGTATTAAGAGCTATTTTAAGTAAATTAAGTAATAAATTTGAAAGTGACCGCCAGTGGCAAGATTCAATTAATGGTAAGCAATCATAG
- a CDS encoding arginase family protein: MNRQTIILDFDQSVGTIENAISINLTDWQAAVRFGCSNKIFHQLATRLQHDLPLSYGTAMLGSGDYHHISLLLIERLQSCYNAKNPIEVVIFDNHPDNMRYLFGIHCGSWVSYVAKLAFVSHVHVLGITSHDIAFSHAWENRLTPLIKNKLTYWSMDVDTRWANKLGLGRAFKHFATPDDLISAFLTHQINHSQPVYLSIDKDVLDKTTIQTNWDQGRLKTEHILTTIAGLSNRIIASDITGDVSNWQHPSRFKRLLSFLDKQPTIPLNTLKQWQAQQHQVNLQLLSALQAPCHFS, translated from the coding sequence ATGAACCGACAGACGATTATATTAGATTTTGATCAAAGCGTAGGCACCATAGAAAATGCCATTAGCATTAATTTAACTGATTGGCAAGCCGCTGTTCGTTTTGGTTGTTCTAACAAAATTTTTCATCAGTTAGCAACTAGGTTACAGCACGATTTACCGTTAAGTTATGGTACGGCTATGCTCGGTAGCGGTGATTACCACCATATTTCTTTATTGCTGATTGAGCGTTTACAGTCCTGCTATAATGCAAAAAATCCTATAGAAGTGGTAATCTTTGATAACCATCCCGATAATATGCGTTATCTGTTTGGCATTCACTGTGGCTCTTGGGTCAGTTATGTAGCAAAATTAGCGTTTGTGAGCCACGTACATGTACTCGGTATTACCTCCCACGATATTGCTTTTTCTCATGCATGGGAAAATCGCTTAACCCCGCTAATTAAAAACAAGCTTACTTATTGGAGTATGGACGTTGATACTCGTTGGGCAAACAAGCTTGGTCTGGGACGAGCTTTTAAACATTTTGCCACCCCAGATGATTTAATCAGTGCGTTTTTAACTCACCAAATAAACCATTCTCAACCGGTTTATCTATCTATTGATAAAGATGTGCTTGATAAAACAACAATCCAGACTAATTGGGATCAAGGTAGATTAAAAACAGAGCATATTTTAACTACTATTGCGGGATTAAGTAATCGAATTATCGCAAGTGATATTACAGGTGATGTTTCTAATTGGCAGCATCCGAGCCGTTTTAAACGCTTATTAAGCTTTTTGGACAAACAACCAACTATTCCGCTTAATACGCTAAAACAGTGGCAAGCCCAACAGCATCAGGTAAATTTACAATTATTGTCGGCATTGCAAGCTCCTTGTCATTTTAGCTAG
- a CDS encoding EamA family transporter yields the protein MRKFYLIGFALLLLFDTIGQTSFKLTAKHAEPLAASLDWLIRVFTSPLVYVAISAYICTFFTWMILLKKAPVGPAFAASHLEIVTVMFVSIWVFNEHITLIRFIGAALIIIGIIFLAIAEKNIHQQQTKIESK from the coding sequence ATGCGTAAATTTTACCTAATTGGTTTTGCTTTATTACTATTATTTGACACAATTGGCCAAACGAGCTTTAAGTTAACGGCTAAACATGCCGAACCATTAGCAGCAAGTCTCGATTGGCTTATCAGAGTATTTACCAGCCCACTGGTCTATGTTGCTATTTCAGCCTATATTTGTACATTTTTCACATGGATGATTTTACTAAAAAAAGCACCAGTAGGACCGGCATTTGCCGCATCTCATCTTGAAATAGTCACTGTTATGTTTGTATCTATTTGGGTGTTTAACGAACATATTACCCTCATTAGATTCATTGGTGCAGCACTAATTATCATTGGTATTATTTTTTTAGCAATTGCTGAAAAAAATATTCATCAACAGCAAACTAAAATAGAGAGTAAATAA
- a CDS encoding EamA family transporter: protein MSSLVIILWILNVLFDTIGQIAFKYAAINPRNRDGWHYWSDLFRNYWLWIGIVSYIAEFLLWLAFLTLVPLSQGILIGSFNIITIMIMGRLLFKELLTKYRIIGMLFITAGVICVGVS, encoded by the coding sequence ATGTCTTCCTTAGTGATTATTCTTTGGATTTTAAATGTCCTTTTTGACACCATCGGGCAAATCGCCTTTAAATATGCCGCGATTAATCCCCGCAATCGTGATGGCTGGCATTATTGGTCAGATCTATTTCGTAACTACTGGCTTTGGATCGGTATAGTTTCATACATCGCTGAATTTTTGCTTTGGCTCGCTTTCTTGACCTTGGTTCCTCTTTCTCAAGGCATCTTAATCGGTTCATTTAATATTATTACGATTATGATTATGGGGCGTTTATTATTTAAAGAGTTATTAACGAAGTATCGTATAATTGGTATGTTATTTATAACTGCGGGCGTTATTTGTGTGGGAGTATCTTAA